A genomic region of Tsukamurella pulmonis contains the following coding sequences:
- a CDS encoding GNAT family N-acetyltransferase — protein sequence MDPVELRTPHLILRRPNGGDAPAIAEACADPGIQRYVPVPSPYTEGDAREFVATAVREWEADESYAFVALAGADLVGVSQLTRKEAGLVELGYWAAPGNRRCGYTLEAARRVCQWGFDILGIHRIDWWAVVGNHGSRAVAESIGFEVEGVLRQRAMLRGVPQDWWIGGLLTRPD from the coding sequence ATGGACCCCGTCGAGCTGCGCACCCCTCACCTGATTCTGCGTCGCCCCAACGGCGGCGACGCCCCGGCGATCGCGGAGGCGTGCGCCGACCCTGGAATTCAGCGGTACGTCCCGGTTCCGTCCCCGTACACCGAGGGTGATGCGCGCGAGTTCGTGGCGACCGCCGTGCGCGAGTGGGAGGCGGACGAGTCGTACGCCTTCGTCGCGCTGGCCGGCGCTGATCTCGTCGGCGTCTCGCAGCTCACTCGGAAAGAGGCTGGGCTCGTGGAGTTGGGCTACTGGGCCGCGCCGGGCAATCGCCGCTGCGGTTACACACTCGAGGCGGCCCGGCGTGTGTGCCAATGGGGCTTCGACATCCTCGGTATTCACCGCATCGACTGGTGGGCCGTGGTGGGGAACCACGGTTCCCGCGCGGTCGCGGAGTCGATCGGCTTCGAGGTGGAGGGCGTACTGCGGCAGCGGGCGATGCTCCGCGGGGTTCCGCAGGACTGGTGGATCGGTGGCCTGCTCACCAGGCCGGACTGA
- the orn gene encoding oligoribonuclease: MDDKLVWVDCEMTGLDLNSDRLIEIAALVTDSDLNILGEGVDLVIHADDAALAAMPPVVQEMHARSGLTEEVRSSTVTVREAEEAVLAYLREHIEAGAVPLAGNSIATDRRFIAKEMPELDGFLHYRMVDVSSIKELCRRWYPRIYFGQPDKGLAHRALADIRESIRELKYYRSTAFVPAPGPTTDQITAAVQELGPA; encoded by the coding sequence GTGGACGACAAACTCGTGTGGGTCGATTGTGAGATGACCGGCCTCGACCTGAACTCCGACCGGCTCATCGAGATCGCCGCCCTGGTGACCGACAGCGACTTGAACATCCTCGGCGAGGGCGTCGATCTGGTGATCCACGCGGACGACGCCGCGCTCGCGGCCATGCCCCCGGTCGTGCAGGAGATGCACGCCCGCTCGGGCCTGACAGAGGAGGTCCGCAGCTCGACGGTGACGGTGCGCGAGGCCGAGGAGGCCGTGCTCGCCTACCTGCGCGAGCACATCGAGGCCGGCGCCGTGCCGCTCGCCGGCAATTCGATCGCCACCGACCGCCGGTTCATCGCCAAGGAGATGCCCGAGCTGGACGGCTTCCTGCACTACCGGATGGTCGACGTCAGCTCGATCAAGGAGTTGTGCCGGCGCTGGTACCCGCGCATCTACTTCGGCCAGCCCGACAAGGGCCTCGCCCACCGCGCGCTCGCGGACATCCGCGAGTCGATCAGGGAGCTCAAGTACTACCGCAGTACCGCCTTCGTACCCGCGCCCGGCCCGACGACAGACCAGATCACCGCCGCGGTGCAGGAACTCGGACCGGCCTGA
- a CDS encoding pyridoxamine 5'-phosphate oxidase family protein has protein sequence MNMVGSVTELEGAVGKPVAAMALKTIDHLDEHCRSILAVSSAGVLGYLDEAGVQRTRLLGGAPGFAAVASPNRLECALPADAAPGGASLLMLVPGWRETLRINGAIHDGGFVVREAYLHCGKAVIRSGLWGSAAPTGATAESEGASVGQDAAAFLRAAPFAVISSRDEDGRADTSPRGDPAGDLSLLSPTTVAIADRPGNRRTDTLHNLVENPAVALLALVPGDGRTLELTGTAGISTDETLREQLAERGKAPKAVIVVEVSRARLARSDAIAAAALWDTSRHVDPAGLPRPSAVWTDHVKANKSGGVGARVLRAVANERVMRAGIDLDYRQNLY, from the coding sequence ATGAACATGGTCGGATCGGTCACCGAGCTCGAGGGCGCCGTCGGCAAGCCGGTCGCGGCGATGGCGCTCAAGACGATCGACCACCTCGACGAGCACTGCCGATCGATCCTGGCCGTCTCGTCGGCGGGGGTGCTCGGGTATCTCGACGAGGCCGGCGTGCAGCGCACACGGCTCCTCGGCGGCGCGCCGGGCTTCGCCGCCGTCGCCTCGCCGAACCGGCTGGAGTGCGCCCTTCCCGCCGACGCGGCACCCGGCGGGGCGTCGCTCCTGATGCTCGTCCCCGGGTGGCGCGAGACGCTGCGGATCAACGGCGCCATCCACGACGGCGGCTTCGTGGTGCGCGAGGCCTATCTGCACTGCGGGAAGGCGGTGATCCGCTCCGGTCTGTGGGGGAGCGCCGCGCCCACGGGGGCGACGGCCGAGTCCGAGGGCGCGTCGGTGGGGCAGGACGCCGCCGCGTTCCTCCGAGCGGCGCCGTTCGCGGTGATCAGTTCGCGGGACGAGGACGGTCGCGCCGATACCAGCCCCCGCGGCGATCCGGCCGGTGATCTGAGCCTCCTCAGTCCCACGACCGTCGCCATCGCGGACCGCCCGGGCAACCGGCGCACCGACACCCTGCACAACCTCGTCGAGAACCCTGCGGTGGCCCTGCTCGCTCTCGTTCCGGGCGACGGCCGCACCCTCGAGCTGACCGGCACGGCCGGCATCAGCACCGACGAAACTCTGCGCGAGCAGCTCGCCGAGCGGGGGAAGGCGCCCAAGGCGGTCATCGTCGTCGAGGTCTCCCGTGCGCGACTCGCCCGGAGTGACGCGATCGCCGCGGCCGCCCTGTGGGACACGAGCCGGCACGTGGATCCGGCCGGCCTGCCGCGCCCGTCGGCGGTGTGGACCGACCACGTCAAGGCCAACAAATCGGGCGGCGTCGGAGCCCGGGTGCTGCGAGCCGTGGCGAACGAGCGCGTGATGCGCGCCGGCATCGACCTCGACTACCGCCAGAACCTCTACTGA
- a CDS encoding helicase HerA-like domain-containing protein, whose protein sequence is MTDNANSPAQTIAAGYEFSGPALELGTVLVDGTVDPSAKVRIPLAMMNRHGLVAGATGTGKTKTLQLIVEQLSANGVPVVLADIKGDLAGLSKPGEANDKTAARATDTGDEWKPASVPTEFVSLGTNGVGVPIRATISSFGPILLSKVLGLNATQESTLGLIFHWADQNQLELLDLKDLRSVIQYLTSAEGKADLEGIGGVSKQTAGVILRALVNLEAEGGDTFFGEPEIDMGDLLRTAGGQGVVTLFELGDQAARPTLFSTFLMWVLADLFQYLPEAGDLDKPKLVFIFDEAHLLFADASKAFKDQVEQTVKLIRSKGVGVFFCSQLPTDIPNQVLSQLGARIQHALRAFTPEDQAALSKTVKTYPTSPAYKLDEALTSLGIGEAIVTVLSDKGAPTPVAWTRLRAPRSLMSAIGDDAMRSAAQGSQLWAKYSQTVDNLSAFEKLAQNAQQAQQESAPAEQAPPPPPAPKKEEEESSWAADVMKNPAVKSFLRSAASAAGREISRSIFGTKRRR, encoded by the coding sequence GTGACTGACAACGCGAACTCCCCGGCGCAGACGATCGCCGCCGGCTACGAATTCTCGGGGCCTGCCCTGGAGCTCGGGACCGTCCTCGTGGACGGCACCGTCGACCCGTCGGCCAAGGTGCGCATCCCGCTGGCCATGATGAACCGGCACGGCCTCGTCGCCGGCGCCACGGGCACCGGCAAGACGAAGACGCTGCAGCTGATCGTCGAGCAGCTCTCGGCCAACGGCGTGCCCGTCGTCCTCGCCGATATCAAGGGCGACCTCGCCGGCCTGTCCAAGCCCGGCGAGGCCAACGACAAGACCGCCGCGCGCGCCACCGACACGGGCGACGAGTGGAAGCCCGCCTCGGTGCCGACGGAGTTCGTCTCCCTCGGCACCAACGGCGTCGGCGTCCCGATCCGTGCCACCATCTCCTCGTTCGGCCCGATCCTGCTGTCGAAGGTGCTCGGCCTCAACGCGACCCAGGAGTCGACCCTCGGACTGATCTTCCACTGGGCCGACCAGAACCAGCTCGAGCTGCTCGACCTCAAGGATCTCCGCTCGGTGATCCAGTACCTGACTTCCGCGGAGGGGAAGGCCGATCTCGAGGGCATCGGCGGCGTCAGCAAGCAGACCGCCGGCGTGATCCTGCGCGCCCTGGTCAACCTCGAGGCCGAGGGCGGCGATACCTTCTTCGGCGAGCCCGAGATCGACATGGGCGACCTGCTGCGCACCGCAGGCGGACAGGGCGTGGTCACCCTGTTCGAGCTCGGCGATCAGGCCGCGCGCCCGACGCTGTTCTCCACCTTCCTGATGTGGGTGCTCGCGGACCTGTTCCAGTACCTGCCCGAGGCGGGCGACCTGGACAAGCCCAAGCTCGTCTTCATCTTCGACGAGGCGCACCTGCTGTTCGCGGACGCCAGCAAGGCGTTCAAGGACCAGGTCGAGCAGACCGTCAAGCTGATCCGATCGAAGGGCGTGGGCGTCTTCTTCTGTTCGCAGCTGCCCACCGACATCCCGAACCAGGTCCTCAGCCAGCTCGGTGCGCGCATCCAGCACGCCCTGCGCGCCTTCACGCCGGAGGACCAGGCCGCGCTGAGCAAGACGGTCAAGACCTACCCGACCTCGCCGGCGTACAAGCTCGACGAGGCCCTCACCAGCCTCGGCATCGGCGAGGCGATCGTCACCGTGCTCTCCGACAAGGGCGCGCCGACGCCCGTCGCGTGGACCCGCCTGCGGGCCCCGCGCTCGCTCATGTCGGCGATCGGTGACGATGCGATGCGCTCGGCCGCGCAGGGCTCGCAGCTGTGGGCCAAGTACTCGCAGACCGTCGACAACCTCTCCGCGTTCGAGAAGCTCGCGCAGAACGCCCAGCAGGCGCAGCAGGAGAGTGCGCCGGCCGAGCAGGCGCCGCCGCCCCCGCCCGCGCCGAAGAAGGAGGAGGAAGAGTCCTCCTGGGCCGCGGATGTGATGAAGAACCCCGCGGTGAAGTCCTTCCTGCGCTCCGCCGCGTCCGCCGCCGGCCGCGAGATCTCCCGCAGCATCTTCGGCACCAAGCGTCGCCGCTGA
- the cmrA gene encoding mycolate reductase (Catalyzes the final step in mycolic acid biosynthesis.) yields the protein MPVPAPHSSARAVVTGGSSGIGVALATELARRGHSVILVARSTGPMEELAAKLRAEFGVEAEVRGVDLSDHVARGELCTELAGREISILCNNAGTATFGRVIDLDFDYERAQLELNANAVHDLTLAVLPQMVERGSGGIMITGSAAGNMPIPNNATYAASKAFANTFSESLRGELKKTGVHVTLLAPGPVRTELPDPEDRSTVEKVVPEFLWVNTEYTARVTLDALEKNKMRVVPGLLSKGMSMAGNYTPRGIMAPIVGEMYKKLAGN from the coding sequence ATGCCAGTACCCGCACCCCATTCGTCCGCCCGCGCCGTCGTGACCGGCGGTTCCTCCGGCATCGGTGTCGCCCTTGCGACGGAGCTCGCCCGTCGGGGCCACTCGGTGATCCTCGTGGCCCGCAGCACCGGCCCCATGGAGGAACTGGCCGCGAAGCTGCGCGCCGAGTTCGGGGTGGAGGCCGAGGTCCGCGGCGTCGATCTCTCCGATCACGTCGCCCGCGGCGAGCTCTGCACGGAGCTCGCGGGCCGCGAGATCTCCATCCTCTGCAACAACGCCGGCACCGCGACCTTCGGCCGTGTCATCGATCTGGACTTCGACTACGAGCGCGCGCAGCTCGAGCTCAACGCGAACGCCGTCCACGATCTCACCCTCGCAGTGCTGCCGCAGATGGTCGAGCGCGGCAGCGGCGGCATCATGATCACCGGTTCCGCCGCCGGCAACATGCCGATCCCGAACAACGCCACCTACGCGGCGTCGAAGGCCTTCGCCAACACCTTCTCCGAGTCGCTGCGCGGTGAGCTCAAGAAGACCGGCGTGCACGTCACCCTGCTCGCCCCCGGCCCCGTGCGCACGGAGCTCCCCGATCCCGAGGACCGCTCCACGGTGGAGAAGGTCGTCCCCGAGTTCCTCTGGGTCAACACCGAATACACCGCGCGCGTCACCCTGGACGCGCTGGAGAAGAACAAGATGCGCGTCGTACCGGGCCTGCTCTCGAAGGGCATGTCCATGGCGGGCAACTACACGCCGCGCGGCATCATGGCGCCCATCGTCGGCGAGATGTACAAGAAGCTCGCCGGCAACTGA
- a CDS encoding DoxX family protein translates to MNRWAPYYLSALRIVTGVLFALHGAATFWGFLDGRRSSPEVFAWPSWWGAVIQLVGGLLIAVGALTRPAAIIASGSMAYAYFAFHAGDGLSPLANHGELSVLYCWVLLLFAFTGPGPISFDALLGRRRAGDLDAPAADVRGAAEPAL, encoded by the coding sequence ATGAACCGCTGGGCCCCGTACTACCTGTCCGCACTCCGGATCGTGACGGGCGTGCTCTTCGCGCTCCACGGCGCCGCGACCTTCTGGGGCTTCCTCGACGGCCGCCGCTCGAGCCCCGAGGTCTTCGCCTGGCCCAGTTGGTGGGGTGCCGTGATCCAACTGGTCGGCGGTCTTCTCATCGCGGTCGGCGCGCTCACCCGTCCCGCGGCGATCATCGCCTCCGGCTCCATGGCGTACGCGTACTTCGCCTTCCACGCCGGCGACGGCCTCTCGCCGCTCGCCAACCACGGCGAGCTCTCGGTGCTCTACTGCTGGGTGCTCCTGCTGTTCGCATTCACGGGCCCGGGGCCGATCAGCTTCGACGCCCTCCTCGGTCGCCGTCGGGCGGGAGATCTGGATGCCCCCGCCGCCGACGTGCGGGGCGCGGCGGAACCGGCGCTCTGA
- a CDS encoding NADPH-dependent 2,4-dienoyl-CoA reductase: protein MSAKYPHLFEPLDLGHTTLKNRVVMGSMHTGLEDMPWDIGKLAAYFAARAKGGVGLIITGGYSPNITGWLLPAGAKMSSPIDSLLHKRVTDAVHKEGGKIAMQLLHAGRYSYNPLSASASAIKAPINPFKPRAMSGFEVRKTIRDFGNAARTAQKAGYDGVEVMGGEGYLINQFLAARTNKRTDEWGGSAENRQRFPVEIVKEIRKRCGKDFIVVFRLSMADFVEEGQTRDDILSLAHKLEAAGVDILNTDIGWHEARVPTIVTSVPRAAFAAFTADVTRAVNIPVCAANRINMPATAEELLERGDAQLVQIARPLLADPEWANKARDERAEEINTCIGCNQACLDHAFVHKKVSCLVNPRAGRETDLVLAPTRSAKRVAVVGAGPAGLSAAVSAAECGHKVELFEAGDHIGGQFGYAAKIPGKEEFNETIRYFTTMLDRNQVTVHLNTRASVDDLAGKFDEVIIATGVVPRVPSFPGVDHPKVITYAEAISGAKEIGDTVAIMGAGGIGFDVAEFVTTDKSPTLHLDEWNAEWGVTRQGDVPGFVTKPAPAPSTRSKVYMLQRKSTPQGIGLGKTTGWVHRATVKMKGVEQLKGVNYEKVDDAGLHITFGEERKDARVLDVETVILCTGQESVRDLDEALAERGVKAHVIGGAALAAELDAKRAIRQGTEVAAAL from the coding sequence ATGTCAGCCAAGTACCCCCACCTGTTCGAGCCCCTCGACCTCGGTCACACGACCCTGAAGAACCGCGTCGTCATGGGCTCCATGCACACCGGCCTCGAGGACATGCCGTGGGACATCGGCAAGCTCGCGGCGTACTTCGCGGCGCGCGCGAAGGGCGGCGTCGGCCTCATCATCACCGGCGGCTACTCCCCCAACATCACCGGCTGGCTGCTGCCCGCAGGCGCGAAGATGTCCTCGCCGATCGATTCCCTCCTGCACAAGCGGGTGACCGACGCGGTGCACAAGGAGGGCGGCAAGATCGCGATGCAGTTGCTGCACGCGGGCCGCTATTCGTACAACCCGCTCAGCGCCTCCGCCAGCGCGATCAAGGCGCCCATCAACCCGTTCAAGCCCCGCGCGATGTCGGGCTTCGAGGTCCGCAAGACCATCCGCGACTTCGGCAACGCCGCGCGCACCGCGCAGAAGGCCGGCTACGACGGCGTCGAGGTGATGGGCGGCGAGGGCTACCTCATCAACCAGTTCCTCGCCGCGCGCACCAACAAGCGCACCGACGAGTGGGGCGGCTCGGCGGAGAACCGCCAGCGCTTCCCGGTCGAGATCGTCAAGGAGATCCGCAAGCGCTGCGGCAAGGACTTCATCGTGGTGTTCCGGCTGTCAATGGCGGACTTCGTCGAGGAGGGCCAGACCCGCGACGACATCCTCTCGCTCGCGCACAAGCTCGAGGCCGCCGGCGTCGACATCCTCAACACCGACATCGGCTGGCACGAGGCCCGCGTCCCCACGATCGTGACCTCGGTGCCGCGCGCCGCGTTCGCCGCCTTCACCGCGGACGTGACCCGCGCCGTGAACATCCCCGTGTGCGCCGCGAACCGCATCAACATGCCCGCCACCGCCGAGGAACTCCTCGAGCGCGGCGACGCCCAGTTGGTGCAGATCGCCCGCCCGCTGCTCGCCGACCCCGAGTGGGCGAACAAGGCGCGCGACGAGCGCGCGGAGGAGATCAACACCTGCATCGGCTGCAACCAGGCGTGCCTCGATCACGCCTTCGTGCACAAGAAGGTCTCCTGCCTGGTCAACCCGCGCGCCGGCCGCGAGACGGATCTCGTTCTGGCGCCGACGCGTTCGGCCAAGCGCGTCGCCGTCGTGGGCGCCGGCCCGGCGGGCCTCTCGGCCGCGGTCAGCGCCGCCGAGTGCGGCCACAAGGTGGAGCTCTTTGAGGCGGGCGATCACATCGGCGGCCAGTTCGGCTACGCCGCGAAGATCCCCGGCAAGGAGGAGTTCAACGAGACGATCCGCTACTTCACGACGATGCTGGACCGCAACCAGGTGACGGTGCACCTGAACACCCGGGCCTCGGTCGACGATCTGGCCGGCAAGTTCGACGAAGTGATCATCGCGACCGGCGTGGTGCCCCGCGTCCCGTCGTTCCCCGGCGTCGACCACCCGAAGGTCATCACCTACGCCGAGGCGATCAGCGGCGCCAAGGAGATCGGCGACACCGTCGCGATCATGGGCGCCGGCGGCATCGGCTTCGACGTGGCCGAGTTCGTCACCACCGACAAGTCCCCCACCCTGCACCTGGACGAGTGGAACGCCGAGTGGGGCGTCACCCGCCAGGGCGACGTGCCCGGCTTCGTCACCAAGCCGGCGCCGGCACCGTCGACCCGGTCGAAGGTGTACATGCTGCAGCGCAAGAGCACCCCGCAGGGCATCGGCCTCGGCAAGACCACCGGCTGGGTCCACCGCGCGACCGTGAAGATGAAGGGCGTGGAGCAGCTCAAGGGCGTCAACTACGAGAAGGTCGACGACGCCGGGCTGCACATCACCTTCGGCGAGGAGCGCAAGGACGCCCGCGTGCTCGACGTCGAGACCGTGATCCTGTGCACCGGCCAGGAGTCGGTGCGCGACCTCGACGAGGCGCTCGCCGAGCGCGGTGTGAAGGCGCACGTCATCGGCGGCGCCGCGCTGGCGGCCGAACTGGACGCCAAGCGGGCGATCCGCCAGGGCACCGAAGTGGCCGCGGCGCTGTAG
- a CDS encoding PadR family transcriptional regulator codes for MALEHALLVSLSERSGSGYQLTRRFDRSIGHWWRASHQQIYKTLARMTENGLVTYVEQAQDGKPDKKVYSITDTGRKTLSEWIRTPGKDATDRRELATKIRGAAPSDLPDLTDEIRRVRDLHAERAELFRTFESRDYPSPSCLTGTDLQQYLVLRGGVLSEQGTVDWLDEVLAALAPTSPSPSPASVD; via the coding sequence GTGGCTCTCGAACACGCGCTCCTGGTCTCCCTGAGCGAGCGATCGGGCTCCGGGTATCAGCTCACCCGGCGGTTCGACCGGTCGATCGGGCACTGGTGGCGCGCCTCGCACCAGCAGATCTACAAGACGCTGGCACGGATGACCGAGAACGGCCTCGTCACCTACGTCGAACAGGCCCAGGACGGCAAGCCGGACAAGAAGGTCTACTCGATCACCGACACCGGCCGCAAGACCCTCTCGGAGTGGATCCGCACCCCCGGCAAGGACGCGACCGACCGGCGCGAACTCGCCACCAAGATCCGGGGCGCGGCACCGTCGGACCTGCCGGACCTGACCGACGAGATCCGCCGGGTCCGGGACCTGCACGCCGAACGTGCCGAGCTCTTCCGCACCTTCGAGAGTCGCGATTACCCCTCCCCCTCCTGCCTCACCGGCACCGATCTGCAGCAGTACCTCGTACTGCGCGGGGGCGTGCTCTCGGAACAGGGCACCGTCGATTGGCTCGACGAGGTCCTGGCCGCGCTCGCCCCGACCAGCCCCAGCCCCAGCCCCGCATCAGTGGATTAG
- a CDS encoding CitMHS family transporter: MLTVLGLTMVAAFMVVIMNRRATPIVALIAVPVVFGLLAGAGTGIGTMITDGIEDLAPTAAMLFFAIVFFGVMIDVGLFDPVVKAVVRVVGEDPAKLVLGTAVLAAVVSLDGDGSTTFIVTTSALLPLYLKLGVSPVVLTVVAGLANGTMNILPWGGPTARAAAALKISPSEVFVPMIPSLVAGMVVVLAFAWHLGLMERRRIGSIVIRDRVLAGVGGGGGSGAGGDVSVDDAGTPVPPTGGTEGGALTPISGTHGNPKLLWFNTGITVALLAVLTLDLLPIPVLFMIAAAIALAVNFPKVADQQEAITRHSKSIVSVVGMVFAAAVLTGVFKGTGMVDSVAAWVTDIIPSSMGPHLAVITGILSIPFTFLMSNDAFYFGVLPVLSETASHYGISAAEMARASITGQPFHMQSPLVPAILLLVALAGVGLGDHHKKVLWRAFVVSIVMLVVGVLLGQIPF; the protein is encoded by the coding sequence ATGCTGACAGTCCTAGGACTGACCATGGTCGCGGCGTTCATGGTGGTCATCATGAACCGCCGTGCGACCCCGATCGTCGCCCTGATCGCCGTCCCGGTGGTCTTCGGCCTGCTTGCGGGAGCGGGTACGGGCATCGGGACGATGATCACCGACGGCATCGAGGACCTCGCACCCACGGCGGCGATGCTGTTCTTCGCCATCGTCTTCTTCGGCGTGATGATCGACGTCGGGCTGTTCGACCCGGTCGTCAAGGCGGTGGTCCGTGTCGTCGGCGAGGACCCCGCGAAGCTCGTACTCGGCACCGCCGTCCTCGCGGCAGTGGTCTCCCTCGACGGTGACGGCTCCACCACCTTCATCGTCACCACCTCGGCGCTGCTGCCGCTCTACCTCAAGCTCGGCGTCAGCCCGGTGGTCCTCACCGTGGTCGCGGGACTGGCGAACGGGACGATGAACATCCTGCCCTGGGGCGGCCCGACGGCGCGTGCGGCCGCGGCCCTGAAGATCTCGCCGTCCGAGGTGTTCGTTCCGATGATCCCGTCGCTCGTGGCGGGAATGGTCGTGGTCCTCGCCTTCGCCTGGCACCTCGGACTGATGGAGCGCCGCCGCATCGGCAGCATCGTGATCCGCGATCGCGTCCTCGCGGGCGTCGGCGGGGGCGGGGGCTCCGGTGCGGGCGGCGATGTCTCCGTGGACGACGCCGGCACGCCCGTCCCGCCGACCGGCGGCACCGAGGGCGGCGCGCTGACCCCGATCAGCGGGACGCACGGCAACCCGAAGCTGCTGTGGTTCAACACCGGCATCACCGTCGCTCTGCTGGCCGTGCTCACGCTGGATCTGCTACCGATCCCGGTGTTGTTCATGATCGCCGCGGCGATCGCGCTGGCCGTCAACTTCCCGAAGGTCGCCGATCAGCAGGAGGCCATCACCCGGCACTCGAAGTCGATCGTTTCGGTCGTCGGAATGGTCTTCGCCGCAGCGGTTCTGACCGGTGTCTTCAAGGGCACTGGCATGGTGGACTCGGTCGCCGCCTGGGTCACCGACATCATCCCGTCGTCGATGGGGCCGCATCTCGCCGTCATCACCGGCATTCTGTCGATCCCGTTCACCTTCCTGATGTCCAACGACGCCTTCTACTTCGGCGTGCTGCCCGTGCTCTCGGAGACGGCGAGCCACTACGGGATCAGCGCCGCCGAGATGGCCCGTGCCTCGATCACCGGCCAGCCCTTCCACATGCAGAGCCCGTTGGTACCCGCCATCCTGTTGCTCGTCGCGCTCGCGGGCGTCGGACTCGGCGATCACCACAAGAAGGTGCTGTGGCGCGCCTTCGTCGTCTCCATCGTGATGCTCGTGGTCGGTGTCCTGCTCGGCCAGATCCCCTTCTGA
- a CDS encoding sensor histidine kinase, giving the protein MPGIRLRTQILLLQVAIIVVSLAAGFGIVLHRVDADTREEYGQRAAVIAETVASDTDVRAGAAAQSAARRAGRPASREELAAAPLQRQAVAITERTGVLFVVIADDAGYRIAHPDPAQLAAPLSTDPSTALGGDVEVTRQQGTLGDSVRAKAPVLDADGTVVGLVSVGISTETVARDARHTLLLLAGLAALALVVGVIGSALLARRWRRLTLGLEPEEMAELIREQNAVLYSGSEGVIAIDAQGIVRVINDRARELLGVTAATGTPLADLGLTERVAGVVATPTEVPVAAAVNERVVLVASRRVHRGDTDLGTVLTAVDRTDVEALTRELDSVQAMSAALRAQRHESANRVHVVAGLLRDGRTDEALAYLDEIAGRAGVLPVSGLDRLDEPHLRAFVSAKAARARERGVVLRVGADTALVGVLTHLVDTTTLVGNLLDNAIDAAGDGPEPREVELDVLRDGDDLAVIVVDSGPGFAVDDPFAEGVSTRTDPTVPGGRGLGLVIARQVARGHGGDVSVVARGGDGEPTTVMATLPEGVRDDA; this is encoded by the coding sequence ATGCCCGGGATCCGGCTGCGCACGCAGATCCTCCTGCTCCAGGTGGCGATCATCGTCGTCAGCCTCGCCGCCGGCTTCGGCATCGTCCTGCACCGGGTCGATGCGGACACCCGCGAGGAGTACGGGCAGCGGGCGGCGGTGATCGCCGAAACGGTGGCTTCCGACACCGATGTCCGCGCCGGCGCCGCAGCCCAGTCGGCCGCACGCCGCGCGGGCCGTCCCGCCTCCCGCGAGGAGCTCGCGGCCGCTCCGCTGCAGCGCCAGGCCGTGGCCATCACCGAACGGACGGGCGTGCTCTTCGTGGTGATCGCCGACGATGCGGGGTACCGCATCGCCCACCCGGACCCGGCTCAGCTGGCTGCGCCGCTCAGCACGGACCCGTCCACCGCGCTCGGCGGCGACGTCGAGGTAACGCGGCAGCAGGGCACCCTGGGTGACTCGGTGCGGGCGAAGGCGCCGGTCCTGGATGCGGACGGCACCGTCGTCGGACTGGTGAGCGTGGGCATCTCGACGGAGACCGTCGCGCGGGACGCGCGGCACACCCTCCTCCTGCTGGCGGGACTCGCTGCCCTCGCCCTCGTCGTCGGCGTCATCGGTTCCGCCCTCCTGGCCCGACGGTGGCGCCGCCTCACCCTCGGGCTGGAGCCGGAGGAGATGGCGGAACTGATCCGCGAACAGAACGCCGTCCTGTACTCGGGCTCGGAAGGAGTGATCGCCATCGACGCGCAGGGCATCGTCCGCGTGATCAACGACCGGGCCCGCGAGCTGCTCGGCGTCACCGCCGCGACGGGAACCCCGCTCGCGGACCTCGGCCTGACCGAGCGGGTCGCCGGGGTCGTCGCGACGCCGACCGAGGTGCCCGTCGCGGCGGCCGTGAACGAGCGGGTCGTACTCGTGGCCTCGCGCCGCGTACATCGCGGCGACACCGATCTCGGCACCGTGCTCACCGCCGTCGACCGCACCGACGTCGAGGCGCTGACCCGTGAGCTCGACTCGGTGCAGGCGATGAGCGCGGCACTGCGCGCGCAGCGCCACGAGTCGGCGAACCGGGTCCACGTCGTCGCCGGACTGCTTCGCGACGGCCGCACCGATGAGGCCCTGGCCTACCTCGACGAGATCGCCGGCCGCGCGGGCGTCCTCCCGGTCTCCGGCCTCGACCGACTCGACGAGCCGCACCTGCGGGCCTTCGTCTCCGCCAAGGCGGCGCGGGCCCGCGAACGGGGAGTCGTCCTGCGCGTCGGCGCCGACACCGCGCTCGTCGGCGTGCTCACGCACCTGGTCGATACCACCACCCTCGTCGGCAACCTCCTCGACAACGCCATCGACGCGGCCGGCGACGGCCCCGAACCGCGAGAGGTGGAACTCGACGTGCTCCGCGACGGCGACGACCTCGCCGTCATCGTCGTCGACAGCGGCCCCGGCTTCGCCGTCGACGACCCGTTCGCCGAGGGGGTGAGCACCCGCACCGACCCGACGGTGCCCGGCGGGCGCGGGCTCGGGCTGGTCATCGCGAGGCAGGTCGCCCGCGGGCACGGGGGAGACGTGAGCGTGGTCGCCCGGGGCGGCGACGGGGAGCCCACCACCGTGATGGCCACACTGCCCGAGGGGGTGCGCGACGATGCCTGA